The Vibrio rhizosphaerae genome contains the following window.
GTGCCTGCTACACCACTGCCGGTAAGTCATCCCTGTTTCTGCTTTAAACAGTCGTTCAATGGTGCGGACACTGGCGCCGACCCGCGCTGCACGGTGTTTCAGCGTCGAATTATGTTCTGGTAAGGTATTGTGTAAGGGTTCATTGATAAGCTGGGTGAGCAGCCGGTTTAATCGCGGATCTTTACCCGCCGGTAAATAGACTTTCAGCTCATCGAGGGTGGCGATCTCGTCAATTAAAACCAGTCCGAGTCTTCTGATCGGCCCCTCTGATAACACCGTGTTTCCTTCAACCAGTCGCAGAATTAATTCACGGATTAACGGCGTCATTTTCAGCATCGCGATACCTTGTTGGTGCGCCCGAATCGGAAATGACGGGTCAACATATAAGTTACGCATTTGGGTCAATGTTTCTGCCTGAACCTGATGCATCACGCCACTCGGTATCCAAACGGCATGGGTAGACGGTACGATCCAAATCGCCTCATCACTGGTCACTTTGACAATGCCTTGTGCGGCCCATAACAACTGACCTCTGGGGTGTGCATGAGGCGTCATCCGGGTTTCTGCCAACATACTGCGGCTGTTTGTGAGCACCGGGCGAGACGGATCGATGGTATAAGCAAACTGACTTGGTGGCAGTAATGTCGCTTCAGGAACATTGTTTGGCATATACAGGGCTTCTTGCGTCACGTCAGAACGGCTATCTTAGGATTCATTATTTCTGCAATCAAGATCAATCAAGGTGAATTCTATGAACAACCGTGTATCGTTGCGGCATGTTGCAGTTGCTTTTGCGCTGATACTGGCAGTCTGGCTGGTTTTATTTCCGATGGCAGGCGTTCAACCGAAGGTCTCATATAGTGCCGCAGTGATACTGGTTACGCTGACCGGCTGGAGCACCGGCTTCTTCCCGCCATTTTTAACCGGCCTGATTTTCTTTGCACTGGTGACCATCTTCCAGTTGCTTGACCCGGGAATCCTGTTTGCCGGATTCGGTTCGACCGCGGTGTGGTTGATTATTTCCGGATTTATTATTGGCTCTGCGATTAGCCTCTCCGGGTTAGGA
Protein-coding sequences here:
- a CDS encoding AraC family transcriptional regulator: MPNNVPEATLLPPSQFAYTIDPSRPVLTNSRSMLAETRMTPHAHPRGQLLWAAQGIVKVTSDEAIWIVPSTHAVWIPSGVMHQVQAETLTQMRNLYVDPSFPIRAHQQGIAMLKMTPLIRELILRLVEGNTVLSEGPIRRLGLVLIDEIATLDELKVYLPAGKDPRLNRLLTQLINEPLHNTLPEHNSTLKHRAARVGASVRTIERLFKAETGMTYRQWCSRHRLISTLEILRQGESTSRVAYELGYKSVSSFISAFKALFGCTPQAYAKQENHQLPPLLP